The Sorangiineae bacterium MSr11367 genome window below encodes:
- a CDS encoding SDR family oxidoreductase yields MSVAIVTGASQGIGRSTAIRLARDFSAIVLAARDRANLDETAEAVKAAGSEPLVVDIDISEPSAAKHLVARTLTAFGRIDALLNIAGAVPQIDLFDMTDEQWDAGLALKLHGARRLTLAAWPALKDAKGSVVLMSGNSALFPKAPYAAVGTINAAIAALAKAFSDRGITDGVQVNSVLPGPVMTGRRRSYLERWAPRHGMSVEEATAKFPQEAGIARYGEPEEIAELMAFLVSPGARWMTGAALRMDGGEVKSI; encoded by the coding sequence ATGTCCGTAGCCATCGTCACGGGGGCCAGCCAAGGCATCGGCCGCTCCACCGCCATCCGCCTCGCGCGCGACTTTTCCGCCATCGTCCTGGCGGCGCGCGATCGCGCCAACTTGGACGAGACAGCCGAAGCCGTCAAAGCGGCCGGCAGCGAGCCGCTCGTCGTCGATATCGATATTTCCGAACCGTCGGCGGCGAAGCACCTCGTCGCGCGAACGCTCACCGCATTTGGGCGCATCGACGCTCTGCTCAACATTGCCGGTGCCGTACCGCAGATCGACCTTTTCGACATGACCGACGAGCAGTGGGATGCCGGTCTGGCGCTGAAGCTGCACGGTGCCCGCCGGCTGACGCTCGCGGCATGGCCGGCCCTGAAGGACGCCAAGGGCTCGGTCGTGCTCATGTCCGGAAACTCCGCGCTGTTCCCCAAGGCACCCTATGCCGCGGTGGGCACGATCAATGCCGCGATCGCGGCGCTCGCAAAGGCGTTCTCGGATCGCGGCATCACCGATGGCGTCCAGGTCAACAGCGTCCTGCCTGGTCCCGTGATGACCGGCCGTCGACGCTCGTACCTCGAGCGTTGGGCGCCGCGTCACGGGATGAGCGTCGAGGAAGCCACCGCGAAGTTCCCCCAAGAAGCGGGGATTGCGCGGTACGGCGAGCCCGAGGAAATTGCCGAGTTGATGGCATTCCTCGTGTCGCCGGGCGCCCGGTGGATGACGGGGGCGGCGCTCCGCATGGATGGTGGCGAGGTCAAATCCATCTGA
- a CDS encoding alpha/beta hydrolase has protein sequence MTQWMKLLVAAGSAASLGLSACSAAPPKPPAAPSPTEPTSATAAAALPTTYRTVKVDGLDIFYREAGPRDAPVLLMLHGFPSSSRMYEPLLRRLSGSYHIIAPDYPGFGHSTTPPPEQFAYTFDHLAEVIDHLAQTLALGRYTLVLQDYGGPVGFRIAMAHPERVQALVLQNANAYEEGLGTVWGPRRAFWADRAKYEATVRANLASFEANRTRHVGNSAHPERFDPDTWTDETAFLQQPGQLAIQMDLFYDYRTNVAAYPTWQAYLRKYQPPTLVVWGKNDRSFPIEGGRAFSRDVPRAEIHELDAGHFALDEAPDAVADAMRRFLASHVVKSP, from the coding sequence ATGACGCAATGGATGAAGCTCCTCGTCGCGGCCGGTTCCGCGGCATCGCTCGGACTCTCGGCCTGTTCCGCAGCGCCCCCCAAGCCGCCCGCCGCACCTTCCCCCACGGAGCCAACCTCCGCCACGGCCGCAGCCGCGCTGCCCACCACCTATCGAACGGTGAAGGTCGACGGGCTCGACATCTTTTACCGCGAGGCGGGCCCGCGCGACGCGCCCGTGCTTCTCATGCTGCACGGCTTTCCCTCGTCGTCGCGCATGTACGAGCCGCTGCTGCGCCGGCTCTCGGGGAGCTACCACATCATTGCCCCGGACTATCCGGGTTTCGGACACTCGACGACCCCGCCGCCGGAGCAATTCGCCTACACGTTCGATCATCTGGCCGAGGTCATCGACCATCTTGCGCAGACGCTCGCGCTCGGCCGCTACACGCTGGTCTTGCAGGACTACGGGGGCCCGGTGGGATTTCGCATCGCGATGGCGCATCCCGAGCGGGTGCAGGCCCTGGTGCTGCAGAACGCCAATGCCTACGAAGAGGGGCTCGGCACGGTCTGGGGTCCCCGTCGTGCCTTTTGGGCCGATCGCGCGAAGTACGAAGCGACGGTCCGCGCGAATTTGGCGTCGTTCGAGGCCAATCGCACGCGCCACGTGGGAAACTCCGCTCACCCCGAGCGCTTCGATCCCGACACGTGGACGGACGAAACGGCGTTCTTGCAGCAGCCCGGCCAACTCGCGATTCAAATGGATCTCTTCTACGATTACCGCACCAACGTGGCCGCCTATCCAACGTGGCAAGCGTACTTGAGAAAGTACCAACCGCCGACACTGGTCGTGTGGGGCAAAAACGATCGCTCGTTCCCCATCGAGGGAGGCCGCGCCTTCTCACGCGACGTTCCCCGCGCCGAGATCCACGAGCTCGATGCGGGCCACTTCGCGCTCGACGAGGCGCCCGATGCCGTGGCCGATGCGATGCGCCGATTTCTGGCGTCGCACGTCGTCAAGTCGCCTTGA
- a CDS encoding LysR family transcriptional regulator, whose product MDRIEDFAAFVAIVEQGSLTAAARQVGRSLQSVSRSLAALERNLGVELLRRTTRSAHPTPAGLAFHARIKTALADIQVAKVEASGAVLSGRLRVGASFLFGQMHLVPVITSFLEQHPGVVIDLHQSDAFVNLADVGLDVAVRIGALSGSSLKKRKLALLRDVTFAAPSYLAKHGYPKSPQDLVGHECVNRTSMRPAGRWRFRIGDAVPYVRIGARFHATGAGACNEAVARGFGIGRALLYQIRAQVDLGQLELILTEFEPPPVAIHAVWPANHVQSSTARRFIDYLAARFAGESW is encoded by the coding sequence ATGGATCGCATCGAGGATTTTGCGGCGTTCGTGGCCATCGTCGAACAAGGGAGCCTCACCGCGGCGGCGCGGCAGGTGGGGCGTTCGCTTCAGTCGGTCAGCCGGTCGCTCGCGGCGCTCGAGCGCAATCTCGGCGTGGAGCTCCTGCGGCGCACCACGCGGAGCGCGCATCCGACCCCCGCGGGGCTCGCGTTTCATGCGCGGATCAAGACGGCCCTCGCGGACATTCAAGTCGCCAAAGTGGAGGCGTCCGGGGCGGTTCTCTCGGGACGGCTGCGGGTTGGTGCGTCGTTTCTTTTTGGACAGATGCACCTCGTTCCGGTCATCACCTCGTTCCTGGAACAGCATCCCGGTGTGGTCATCGATCTCCACCAGTCCGACGCCTTCGTGAACCTCGCAGACGTCGGACTCGACGTAGCCGTTCGCATCGGCGCCCTGTCGGGATCGAGTCTAAAAAAGCGCAAGCTCGCGCTGCTGCGCGATGTGACGTTCGCGGCCCCGAGCTATCTCGCCAAACACGGATACCCCAAGTCCCCGCAGGATCTCGTCGGGCACGAATGCGTGAACCGAACGAGCATGCGCCCCGCTGGACGATGGCGCTTTCGAATCGGGGACGCCGTCCCCTACGTGCGCATCGGCGCGCGCTTTCACGCGACCGGTGCCGGCGCCTGCAACGAGGCCGTCGCACGCGGATTCGGCATCGGCCGCGCGCTGCTCTATCAGATTCGCGCACAGGTCGATCTGGGACAGCTGGAGCTCATTTTGACGGAGTTCGAGCCGCCTCCGGTGGCGATCCATGCCGTGTGGCCTGCCAACCACGTGCAATCGAGCACGGCACGGCGATTCATCGATTACCTCGCCGCGCGCTTCGCAGGCGAATCCTGGTAG
- a CDS encoding c-type cytochrome, protein MRPSRWYYSFAVLATLPGSLVGGCSGDDASEPTKDASAELVARGKYFVEALGGCTECHTPRDTHGQPRADRYLAGVDCFIGVDNPNAAPGGPPGCLSSRNLTNHPTGLKNRTREQIRNMFLNGVRPNGEFLNGAMPYWVYHNITSDDADAIVAYLRTVPGVDHVSKPNQYPWTSVPSARPPVDMGTVYAPSRNDNPDFDSQMRGRYIAAAAAGCIECHTPETGTPPEPERSKWFAGGRVFARDAFRLPPTFPENIYSANLTSHPTGLAEYSAEQIARVIKSGQDRHGNGVCPPMPVGPIGHYVNMTDGDAMAVAKYLKVLPPIDHARPDDCIGPKPLP, encoded by the coding sequence ATGCGTCCATCGAGATGGTATTACTCATTTGCCGTACTGGCGACGCTGCCAGGGTCGTTGGTTGGCGGATGCAGCGGAGACGATGCGAGCGAACCGACGAAGGACGCGAGCGCCGAGTTGGTGGCCCGCGGCAAATACTTCGTCGAGGCGCTGGGGGGATGCACGGAGTGCCATACCCCGCGCGATACCCATGGCCAGCCGCGCGCCGACCGATACCTGGCCGGCGTGGACTGCTTCATCGGCGTCGACAACCCGAATGCGGCCCCCGGGGGTCCGCCGGGCTGCCTTAGCAGCCGCAATCTGACCAACCACCCCACGGGCCTGAAGAACCGCACCCGCGAACAAATTCGCAACATGTTCCTGAACGGCGTCCGGCCCAACGGCGAGTTCTTGAACGGTGCAATGCCCTATTGGGTTTACCACAACATCACCAGCGACGATGCCGATGCCATCGTCGCCTACCTCCGCACGGTCCCTGGTGTCGACCACGTGTCGAAACCGAACCAGTATCCGTGGACCTCCGTTCCTTCGGCGAGGCCTCCCGTCGACATGGGCACGGTCTACGCGCCATCGAGGAACGACAACCCCGACTTCGATAGCCAAATGCGGGGGCGATACATTGCGGCGGCCGCGGCAGGCTGCATCGAGTGCCACACCCCCGAAACGGGAACACCACCCGAACCGGAGCGATCGAAATGGTTCGCGGGCGGCCGGGTTTTCGCGCGCGATGCGTTCCGCCTTCCGCCAACGTTCCCCGAGAACATTTACTCCGCCAACTTGACGTCGCATCCAACGGGCCTTGCGGAATACTCGGCGGAGCAAATCGCCCGCGTGATCAAGTCCGGCCAAGATCGTCACGGAAACGGGGTTTGCCCGCCGATGCCCGTTGGCCCGATTGGACACTACGTCAATATGACCGACGGCGACGCCATGGCCGTGGCCAAATATTTGAAAGTGCTCCCGCCCATCGACCATGCGCGGCCAGACGATTGCATTGGGCCGAAACCCTTACCGTGA
- a CDS encoding 2-dehydropantoate 2-reductase, with product MRLLIIGVGALGGVIGARLLARGVPVAFAARDASSAAALVSAGLQVTGVGEEVATGVSEVRALAGWSRAAFDLVVLATKADDALAVASHGVELLAPGGALLPIQNGAVAQVLARRHPGVILGGLSNLGATMLAPGRYQQRNAGHILIGELAGGVTERAARMASFLGTGIETRTTPNMSGAIWSKLLLNCTVTTLGAVAGTTMRGYIASPEGRALFDRTYDETLAVASASGVRPERMLVDPIPPADRDAWIEQILSAYGDLQPSMHQDFERRRPTEIEFINGYVARQGVELGVPAPLNAAIADTVRAISRGEMTPSLENLRRILRG from the coding sequence ATGCGGTTGCTCATCATTGGAGTGGGGGCACTCGGAGGGGTCATCGGTGCACGGCTGCTCGCGCGCGGGGTTCCCGTGGCGTTCGCGGCGCGTGATGCATCGTCTGCGGCGGCGTTGGTTTCTGCGGGATTGCAGGTCACCGGCGTCGGAGAGGAGGTTGCGACCGGTGTGTCGGAGGTTCGTGCGCTCGCCGGCTGGTCACGGGCGGCGTTCGATCTCGTGGTGCTGGCGACGAAAGCAGACGATGCGCTCGCCGTTGCGTCGCACGGGGTCGAGCTCCTGGCGCCGGGTGGCGCGTTGTTGCCGATTCAAAACGGCGCCGTTGCGCAGGTTCTTGCTCGGCGCCATCCCGGCGTCATCCTCGGTGGGCTCTCGAACCTGGGCGCGACGATGCTCGCGCCGGGGCGTTACCAGCAGCGAAATGCGGGGCACATTCTCATCGGTGAGCTCGCGGGGGGCGTAACGGAGCGTGCCGCGCGGATGGCGAGCTTCCTCGGCACGGGCATCGAGACGCGAACCACGCCGAACATGAGCGGCGCCATCTGGTCCAAGCTGCTCCTGAACTGCACCGTCACGACCCTCGGAGCGGTCGCGGGAACAACGATGCGCGGATACATCGCGTCGCCGGAGGGGCGTGCGCTGTTCGATCGGACCTACGACGAAACACTGGCCGTCGCGTCCGCGAGCGGCGTGCGCCCGGAGCGCATGCTCGTCGACCCCATTCCCCCCGCCGATCGCGATGCGTGGATCGAGCAGATTCTCTCGGCGTACGGCGACCTTCAGCCGTCGATGCACCAGGACTTCGAGCGGCGGCGGCCCACGGAGATCGAGTTCATCAACGGCTACGTGGCGCGGCAGGGCGTGGAGCTCGGCGTCCCCGCGCCGCTCAATGCCGCGATCGCGGATACCGTGCGCGCGATTTCGCGGGGCGAGATGACTCCGAGCCTCGAGAATCTCCGGCGCATCCTGCGCGGCTGA
- a CDS encoding LysR family transcriptional regulator yields the protein MDLEGSARALDWNDVRFFLAIARTRRLAKAAKVLGVDQTTVGRRLAALEERLRVELFVRTPAGWDLTPAGERVLQSAQRMAEAAEELSAHAVAEDGRIEGLVRIATSDTLAEYFVVPAIRAVQARYPAIRAVVNTGFARVDLLRGDADLAIRLVRPTDPRLAYRRFAEHSFRLYASREYLQERGMPDSLVGHPIITYDEAMRLGGQPFRHLQTEGLHVALQANTAHVLLAAAVAGIGIVQLPDYVGDTVPGLVHVLPNFDKPYRVWLVVAQAKRRVAAIRVVSDAILATRPRRAGDL from the coding sequence ATGGACCTCGAAGGCTCGGCCCGCGCGCTCGATTGGAACGACGTTCGCTTCTTTCTCGCGATCGCGCGCACACGACGGCTTGCCAAGGCAGCCAAGGTGCTCGGCGTCGATCAGACGACGGTGGGACGGCGCCTCGCGGCGCTCGAGGAGCGTCTTCGCGTCGAGCTCTTCGTGCGGACGCCGGCGGGGTGGGACCTGACGCCGGCAGGGGAGCGCGTTCTCCAATCGGCCCAGCGCATGGCCGAGGCTGCCGAGGAACTCTCGGCGCACGCGGTGGCGGAAGACGGTCGCATCGAGGGACTGGTGCGCATTGCGACGAGCGATACCCTCGCGGAGTACTTCGTCGTGCCCGCGATTCGCGCCGTGCAGGCACGTTATCCTGCGATTCGCGCGGTGGTGAATACCGGTTTCGCACGGGTCGACTTGCTGCGCGGTGACGCGGATCTCGCCATCCGGCTGGTGCGGCCCACCGATCCACGGCTCGCGTACCGGAGGTTCGCCGAGCATTCGTTTCGGCTCTACGCTTCGCGCGAATACCTCCAGGAGCGAGGAATGCCCGATTCCCTCGTGGGGCACCCGATCATCACTTACGACGAAGCGATGCGGCTCGGCGGGCAACCTTTCCGGCACCTGCAAACGGAGGGGCTCCATGTGGCGCTCCAAGCGAACACGGCGCACGTCCTGCTGGCGGCGGCCGTTGCGGGCATTGGGATCGTCCAACTGCCCGACTACGTCGGAGACACGGTACCGGGGCTGGTGCACGTGTTACCGAATTTCGATAAGCCATACCGCGTTTGGCTCGTCGTGGCGCAGGCCAAGCGTCGTGTTGCCGCGATTCGCGTCGTGAGCGATGCGATCCTCGCCACTAGGCCGCGCCGGGCAGGGGACCTATGA
- a CDS encoding NADH:flavin oxidoreductase/NADH oxidase, with protein MTHLFEPFTLRSVTFKNRVFVSPMCQYSCADDGLPTPWHHMNLGRFAVGGAGLVLTEAAAVAPIGRISPRDVGIWSDAHAKALAPIASFIAEQGAVPGIQIAHAGRKASTAVPWEGGQKVAPEHGGWTTVGPSTLAFSPTYPEPTALDTRGMAAIVDQFVLAAKRAGDAGFRVVELHMAHGYLMHQFLSPLSNRRTDAWGGDFEGRARLPLEVVSAVRDAWPAQLPLFVRISATDWVEGGWDLPESIRFAACLRERGVDLVDCSSGGSAPDAKIPVTPGYQVPFARAIRQEARIATGAVGLITEAAQANDIVQSGSADAVLLARALLNDPNWALHAAHALGVDVPWPSQYLRAKPR; from the coding sequence ATGACGCACCTCTTCGAGCCTTTTACCCTTCGGTCGGTCACGTTCAAGAATCGCGTTTTCGTTTCGCCGATGTGTCAGTACTCGTGTGCGGACGACGGCCTTCCCACGCCATGGCATCACATGAACCTCGGGCGCTTTGCCGTGGGCGGTGCCGGCCTGGTGCTCACCGAGGCCGCCGCGGTTGCGCCGATCGGGCGCATCTCGCCGCGCGATGTCGGCATTTGGTCCGATGCGCACGCCAAGGCGCTCGCGCCGATTGCTTCGTTCATTGCCGAGCAGGGCGCCGTACCGGGAATTCAGATTGCGCACGCCGGACGAAAGGCAAGTACCGCGGTTCCTTGGGAAGGCGGGCAGAAAGTCGCCCCCGAACACGGGGGATGGACGACGGTGGGGCCGAGCACACTCGCCTTCTCGCCGACGTACCCCGAGCCCACGGCGCTGGATACCCGTGGCATGGCGGCGATCGTCGACCAATTCGTGCTCGCCGCGAAACGCGCGGGCGATGCGGGCTTCCGCGTGGTCGAGTTGCACATGGCGCACGGTTACCTGATGCACCAGTTCCTCTCGCCCCTTTCGAATCGGCGAACGGATGCATGGGGGGGCGACTTCGAGGGCCGTGCGCGATTGCCGCTCGAGGTGGTTTCTGCCGTGCGCGATGCGTGGCCGGCGCAGCTGCCGCTCTTCGTGCGCATCTCCGCGACGGATTGGGTCGAGGGCGGCTGGGACCTTCCCGAGAGCATTCGCTTCGCCGCATGCCTGCGCGAACGCGGGGTGGATCTCGTCGATTGCTCATCGGGCGGTAGCGCCCCGGATGCGAAGATCCCCGTGACGCCCGGCTACCAGGTGCCCTTCGCACGCGCCATCCGGCAAGAGGCCCGTATCGCGACGGGGGCGGTCGGCCTCATCACCGAGGCCGCGCAGGCGAACGACATCGTCCAATCGGGCAGCGCGGACGCCGTGCTCCTTGCGCGCGCCCTGCTGAACGATCCCAATTGGGCACTCCACGCGGCCCACGCGCTCGGCGTGGACGTGCCATGGCCGTCGCAGTACCTCAGGGCCAAGCCCCGCTAG
- a CDS encoding helix-turn-helix transcriptional regulator: MAAGAKELSAAGFAFGNFRLAPESRSLLLGDEPVRLGTRAFDILRLLVERAGATVTAEELLAQVWPDVVVEETNLRVQVGALRKVLARGEHGQNAIETVPRGYRFALPVAAISSTPPSVNEAWESASGEHVLHNLPALLATTVGRAEAITLLTDSLAKQRLVTITGPGGVGKTTVAIAVARRCLGRFSDGICFVDLAALSTPNLVTSALASALGIGVLADEPLAGLLSHLRGKHMLLLLDTCEHVVESVAALVESLLSRLPKLRILATSREALRASGEWTHHLPSLSHPPHTEGLKAADALAYPAVDLFVQTARASGERFELNDADAAIVAAVCRRLDGIPLAIEFAAARVGELGIREIAARLDDRFSVLTQGRRTALPRHKTLAATLEWSYQLLPPEEQGMLRQLSAFRGPFTADAAVAVAGTGWTRSAALTCLSNLFAKSLVTADVGGETPLYRLLDTTRAFASEKLTEDESREVSSRHAEFVLSSVRAAELEYESIDTKCWTERHRPLMDDLRGALDWATSPSGDPVLGARLAANSVLVWFAMSLFDEYAQRLKTVVAQFSAPAAADPALSSRLRDAFGHAMWQTGGRIETVVDAFRDAVEIAKNAAMVDAQLRALWGLLVAYSHSGEYDEALAVANQFQALAANVDRPGVELTHHRMAALALHGVGDQAGARVHAERVLEDVASDTKKPRQQGIQFDARIGVRAALSRILWLQGFPKQAWDCAYEGVELARTFGQALPLCYIMTVGVVPVALWTGAKATAKEYTKTLLASSLEHSLIRCYAFARVYHATLVEHADTCLDPTADTYLAEMVATMDERLASEAVLARSERGETWCTAELLRIRATRILDQRDEAEKLLRRSLDIARRQRTLAWELRTATTLAELWQRGNRNTEARDLLAPVYDRFTEGLETQDLMHAAAVLRT; the protein is encoded by the coding sequence ATGGCAGCCGGAGCAAAAGAATTGAGCGCGGCGGGTTTTGCCTTCGGCAATTTTCGTCTTGCCCCCGAATCGCGCAGCTTGCTCTTGGGCGATGAACCGGTTCGGCTCGGCACACGGGCATTCGACATTCTTCGTCTTCTCGTCGAGCGCGCGGGCGCGACGGTCACGGCCGAGGAGTTGCTCGCGCAAGTCTGGCCCGATGTCGTCGTCGAGGAAACGAATCTGCGCGTTCAAGTGGGAGCGCTTCGCAAGGTGCTCGCGCGCGGAGAGCACGGGCAGAACGCGATCGAAACGGTGCCGCGCGGTTACCGGTTCGCCCTTCCCGTTGCAGCCATCTCATCCACGCCGCCCAGCGTGAACGAGGCCTGGGAATCGGCCTCGGGCGAGCATGTCTTGCACAATCTGCCGGCGTTGCTCGCCACGACCGTGGGACGCGCCGAAGCCATCACGCTCCTCACGGATTCCTTGGCCAAGCAGCGCCTGGTGACCATCACCGGGCCAGGCGGAGTCGGCAAGACCACCGTGGCCATCGCCGTCGCGCGGCGATGCTTGGGGCGTTTCTCGGACGGGATCTGCTTCGTCGATCTCGCCGCGCTTTCCACTCCGAACCTCGTCACGAGCGCGCTGGCATCGGCACTCGGAATCGGCGTGCTGGCCGACGAGCCCCTCGCGGGGTTGCTTTCCCATTTGCGCGGCAAGCACATGCTCCTTTTGCTCGACACCTGCGAGCACGTCGTGGAGTCGGTCGCAGCCCTCGTGGAATCGCTGCTTTCGCGACTTCCGAAGCTCCGCATCCTCGCCACCAGCCGCGAGGCACTGCGGGCCAGCGGCGAATGGACGCATCACTTGCCTTCGCTCTCGCACCCTCCCCACACCGAGGGACTGAAGGCGGCCGACGCCCTCGCATACCCCGCCGTGGACCTCTTCGTTCAGACCGCGCGGGCCAGCGGCGAGCGATTCGAACTGAACGATGCCGACGCGGCCATCGTGGCTGCCGTCTGCCGCCGGCTCGACGGGATACCGTTGGCCATCGAGTTTGCGGCCGCACGCGTGGGGGAACTTGGTATTCGCGAGATAGCGGCACGCCTCGACGACCGATTCAGCGTGCTGACGCAAGGACGGCGAACGGCGCTTCCGCGGCACAAGACCCTGGCGGCGACGTTGGAGTGGAGTTACCAACTGCTGCCGCCCGAAGAGCAAGGGATGCTGCGGCAACTCTCCGCATTTCGGGGGCCATTCACGGCCGATGCCGCCGTGGCCGTGGCGGGCACGGGGTGGACGCGATCGGCGGCGTTGACGTGCCTCTCCAATCTTTTTGCCAAATCGTTGGTCACCGCCGACGTCGGCGGGGAAACTCCGCTCTATCGTCTGCTCGATACGACGCGTGCCTTTGCGAGCGAGAAGCTCACCGAGGACGAATCACGCGAGGTCTCTTCGCGCCATGCGGAGTTCGTCCTTTCATCCGTCCGGGCCGCCGAACTCGAATACGAGTCCATCGACACGAAATGCTGGACCGAACGCCATCGTCCTTTGATGGACGACTTGCGCGGCGCACTCGATTGGGCCACGTCCCCATCGGGCGACCCCGTGTTGGGCGCGCGGCTCGCTGCGAATTCCGTATTGGTTTGGTTCGCCATGTCCTTGTTCGACGAATACGCGCAACGGCTGAAGACGGTGGTCGCGCAGTTCAGCGCCCCCGCCGCGGCCGATCCCGCCCTGTCGTCCCGCCTCAGAGACGCATTCGGACACGCCATGTGGCAGACGGGGGGGCGCATCGAAACGGTGGTCGATGCCTTCCGGGATGCCGTGGAAATCGCCAAAAATGCAGCGATGGTCGACGCCCAGCTCCGCGCGCTCTGGGGGCTGCTCGTGGCCTACAGCCACAGCGGGGAGTACGACGAGGCGTTGGCGGTCGCGAACCAATTCCAAGCCCTCGCCGCAAACGTGGACCGGCCCGGCGTCGAGCTGACCCATCACCGAATGGCGGCTCTGGCGCTCCACGGCGTGGGCGATCAGGCAGGAGCACGCGTTCATGCGGAACGTGTGCTCGAGGACGTCGCCAGCGACACGAAAAAGCCCCGCCAGCAAGGCATCCAGTTCGACGCGCGCATCGGTGTACGCGCGGCGCTTTCACGGATTCTCTGGCTTCAGGGTTTCCCGAAGCAGGCGTGGGACTGCGCCTACGAGGGCGTCGAACTCGCGCGCACGTTCGGTCAGGCGCTCCCGCTGTGTTACATCATGACCGTCGGCGTCGTTCCCGTCGCACTCTGGACGGGCGCCAAGGCTACGGCAAAAGAATATACGAAAACGCTTCTCGCGAGTTCGTTGGAGCACTCCCTCATCCGGTGCTACGCGTTCGCGCGCGTCTACCACGCCACGTTGGTGGAGCATGCCGACACATGCCTGGACCCGACGGCGGATACGTACCTCGCGGAGATGGTCGCGACGATGGATGAGCGCCTCGCGAGCGAGGCCGTCCTCGCGCGATCCGAACGGGGCGAAACGTGGTGCACGGCCGAATTGCTTCGAATTCGGGCGACGCGCATTCTCGATCAGCGCGACGAGGCGGAAAAGCTTCTTCGCCGCTCGCTCGATATCGCACGCCGGCAACGAACGTTGGCCTGGGAGCTCCGAACGGCGACGACCCTCGCGGAACTCTGGCAACGTGGCAATCGGAACACGGAGGCGCGCGATCTGCTCGCCCCTGTGTACGATCGCTTCACCGAAGGCCTCGAGACTCAGGATTTGATGCACGCCGCTGCGGTCCTTCGCACCTAG
- a CDS encoding alpha/beta hydrolase: protein MIRSHRVRANGLSHHVLEWSGDDGRSSNEPAVVLLHGFMDTARSWDLVVPHLVRGGRRVFAPDLRGFGDTDRVPEGGYYHFADYVADVEGIVDELCGDQPFHLIGHSMGGTVATLYAGARPERVARLALLEGLGIRDNPPSAAPLRMHRWLEDLRSHRLRDVARGPRSMEQAFQSLQGNHPTVPAEVLQSRLPHLIDRAPDGSLVWRFDPLHRTTSPAVFRTEIHLEFIARITCPVLIVGGGPRGFHVPDEDARIATFVNAARTEIDDAGHMMHWTRPTQLANLLLGFLG from the coding sequence ATGATTCGCTCGCACCGGGTTCGCGCCAATGGCCTGTCACACCACGTCCTCGAGTGGAGCGGTGACGATGGGCGAAGCTCGAACGAGCCGGCCGTGGTGCTTCTTCACGGCTTCATGGACACGGCGCGCTCCTGGGATCTCGTGGTGCCGCACCTCGTCCGAGGTGGCCGTCGCGTGTTCGCGCCCGATCTGCGCGGATTCGGGGACACCGACCGCGTGCCCGAAGGTGGCTATTACCACTTTGCCGATTACGTCGCGGATGTGGAGGGCATCGTCGACGAGCTATGTGGCGACCAGCCGTTTCATCTCATCGGTCACTCGATGGGCGGAACGGTGGCGACCCTCTACGCGGGCGCGCGACCGGAGCGTGTGGCCCGCCTTGCGTTGCTCGAGGGGCTCGGTATTCGCGACAACCCGCCATCGGCCGCGCCGCTTCGCATGCACCGCTGGCTCGAGGATCTACGAAGCCACCGCCTTCGCGACGTCGCCCGCGGCCCGCGTTCCATGGAGCAAGCTTTCCAGAGCCTTCAAGGCAACCATCCTACGGTGCCCGCGGAGGTTCTGCAATCGCGCCTGCCGCACCTGATCGATCGGGCCCCCGATGGTTCGCTCGTGTGGCGATTCGATCCGCTCCACCGCACCACGTCCCCCGCGGTCTTCCGCACGGAGATTCACCTGGAATTCATCGCGCGCATCACGTGCCCCGTTCTCATCGTCGGCGGTGGCCCGCGCGGTTTTCACGTTCCCGACGAAGACGCCCGCATCGCAACCTTTGTCAATGCCGCCCGCACCGAGATCGACGACGCAGGCCACATGATGCACTGGACCCGGCCCACCCAATTGGCCAATCTGTTACTCGGGTTTCTTGGATGA